The Carassius carassius chromosome 9, fCarCar2.1, whole genome shotgun sequence genome includes a region encoding these proteins:
- the tex2 gene encoding testis-expressed protein 2 isoform X2 — translation MTSKGGDHADTLNPPSSSSSSSRSSAARKLQVQRSLSRDTITIHFSAKGNEEEEEEEELYRLAVSPSGLETEDQTVVTAQEASEELLSEGLEADMVAGLSSQTHSSALAIQHPSISLGCTSTSSLASFSWPSEQRSTAPVRSTHSASSSSSPAKASGLPSKPFLSLVKSLSTEVESREVAPQPKRNRHLMKSLVKSLSTDTARSDQEALTTHRPSDSRLNLHLFKPFTQTRVPAVSGDSKTAPSSPLTSPDSRSFFKVQEVEARIEDTKRRLSEAMCEPLQLFSKIIGEEPGGITSTTAGVSYRSRNLSSSTSELSNLSALNGHSERNNNYCIKEEEDMEGESPLEGPTVELPLHKSPSLGLNRCFMSTLARQEDEEFCELYTEDFEPCTDTELDGEEPCLSQIRRGSTRGCSEEPTEGGEEEEEEDEPPAVPHNALILLISLVYGYFVLPLPTYVCWVLMGVVAGFMLAILVVWLSARGRSSCGLHGSWSRREKWNRVPLDIKEPAIHKGWMNEIYSYDPETYHATFTHSVYMRLEGSVLRLSKPNRNIPRRATFNEFKPDVTYVSQKIYDLTNSKIYLVPHSLARKRVWNKKYPICIELAKQDDFLAKVQGDKPDVVEEKTSVAGDRPEAVGTSEEPKRPHTEPVLYLFGRTGRDKEEWFRRMLLASKLKSDAKKPSGLPTSCLSHSSSRGSLDEMFQSHPRQKDLDASVKQKVLEYNIYMAKYVSQSAGSPTTSPVQSAGSSPEITKKFPASGEQESESEAWVNALLGRIFWDFLGERYWADVVSKKIQKKLSKIRLPYFMNELTLTELDMGISIPKILSSSKPSVDHRGLWFDLEISYNGSFLMTLETKMNLSRLGKEGEGLGEQGKEGPRTYFLADSDEESSSAGSSDEEDAVEVPEIPGVEGFVGGHRSSKIMRFVDKIAKSKYFQKATETEFIKKKIEEVSNTPLLLTVEVQECRGTLAVNIPPPPTDRIWYGFRSPPHLELKARPKLGEREVTFAHVTDWIENKLNQEFQKIFVMPNMDDVWLPIMHSAMDTRSNANALKNEESLDPEESLEDM, via the exons ATGACCAGTAAGGGTGGTGACCATGCAGACACACTTAACCCCccttcttcatcctcctcctcttctcggTCCTCAGCAGCCCGTAAGCTGCAGGTGCAGCGTTCACTCTCCCGAGATACCATCACCATACACTTTTCTGCCAAGGGaaatgaagaagaggaggaggaagaagaactCTACAGGCTAGCTGTTTCCCCCTCGGGCCTTGAAACTGAAGATCAGACTGTAGTCACTGCTCAGGAGGCCAGTGAGGAGCTTCTCTCTGAAGGACTGGAAGCGGACATGGTTGCAGGACTGTCATCTCAGACCCACAGTTCTGCCTTGGCTATACAGCACCCTTCCATTAGCCTGGGTTGCACATCCACTTCTAGTCTTGCTAGCTTCTCGTGGCCCTCTGAACAGAGGTCTACTGCCCCAGTACGTTCTACCCATTCAGCTTCCTCCAGCTCATCCCCAGCCAAGGCCTCTGGCCTTCCCTCAAAGCCCTTCCTAAGCCTAGTGAAGTCCCTTTCCACTGAGGTGGAATCTCGTGAGGTTGCTCCCCAGCCAAAAAGGAACCGGCATTTGATGAAGAGCCTGGTTAAGTCTTTGTCCACAGACACTGCTCGATCCGATCAGGAGGCTTTGACAACTCATCGGCCCTCAGATTCCCGGCTCAATCTGCACCTCTTCAAACCTTTCACCCAGACTCGTGTTCCTGCTGTCAGTGGAGACTCCAAAACTGCTCCCTCATCCCCCCTCACCTCACCCGATAGCCGTTCCTTCTTCAAGGTTCAGGAGGTGGAGGCACGTATTGAAGACACAAAACGGCGTCTGTCAGAAGCCATGTGTGAGCCCCTTCAACTGTTTAGCAAAATCATTGGTGAGGAACCTGGTGGCATTACCTCCACAACTGCAGGAGTCTCTTACCGATCCAGGAACCTTTCCTCCAGCACCTCTGAACTCTCCAACCTATCTGCCCTCAATGGCCACTCAGAAAGGAACAATAACTACTGCATCAAGGAAGAGGAAGACATGGAGGGAGAAAGTCCTCTTGAGGGGCCAACTGTTGAGCTGCCTTTGCACAAATCACCTTCTCTGGGCTTGAACAGGTGTTTTATGTCAACACTTGCTCGTCAAGAAGATGAAGAGTTTTGCGAGCTCTACACTGAAGACTTTGAGCCCTGCACTGACACAGAGTTGGATGGAGAAGAGCCTTGTTTATCCCAAATCCGACGAGGGAGTACAAGAGGATGCAGTGAGGAACCAACTGAAGgaggggaggaggaggaagaagaagatgaGCCTCCAGCAGTACCCCACAACGCACTGATTCTTCTTATATCTCTAGTTTACGGTTACTTTGTTTTGCCACTTCCTACATATGTGTGTTGGGTTTTGATGGGAGTGGTGGCAGGATTCATGCTAGCGATTCTGGTGGTGTGGTTGTCAGCAAGAGGCAGATCTTCATGTGGCCTTCATGGCAGCTGGAGCAGAAGAGAGAAATGGAACCGGGTTCCTCTGGATATCAAAGAACCCGCCATCCACAAG GGTTGGATGAATGAAATCTACAGCTATGACCCTGAGACGTATCATGCCACATTTACTCATTCTGTGTATATGCGTCTGGAGGGCTCTGTCCTGCGACTGTCCAAACCTAACCGCAATATCCCCCGCCGGGCAACCTTCAATGAGTTCAAACCTGACGTCACCTATGTTAGCCAGAAAATCTATGATCTCACCAACAGTAAG ATCTACCTGGTGCCTCATAGCCTGGCCAGGAAAAGGGTGTGGAATAAGAAGTATCCCATCTGCATTGAGCTGGCCAAGCAGGATGACTTCTTGGCCAAAGTGCAGGGAGATAAGCCTGACGTGGTGGAGGAGAAGACCTCTGTAGCAGGAGACAGGCCCGAGGCTGTAGGCACTAGTGAAGAACCTAAGAGACCGCACACTGAACCTGTACTGTACCTGTTCGGGAGGACAGGAAGAGACAAAGAGGAATGGTTCAGAAGGATGCTGCTTGCATCCAAGCTGAAATCTGATGCCAAGAAACCCTCTGGTCTCCCTACAA GCTGTCTGTCTCACAGCAGCAGTCGTGGCAGTCTGGATGAAATGTTCCAGTCTCATCCCAGACAAAAAGACCTTGATGCCAGTGTCAAACAGAAAGTTCTGGAATACAACATCTACATGGCCAAATATGTCAGCCAGTCTGCAGGCAGCCCCACCACAAGTCCTGTTCAGAGTGCTGGAAGCAGCCCAGAAATCACGAAAAAG TTTCCAGCCAGTGGTGAGCAGGAATCTGAATCTGAAGCCTGGGTCAATGCACTTTTAGGTCGCATTTTCTGGGACTTTCTTGGAGAGAGATACTGGGCAGATGTGGTGTCCAAAAAGATCCAGAAAAAGCTGAGTAAGATCAGG CTGCCATACTTCATGAATGAACTGACCCTCACTGAACTGGACATGGGAATATCTATTCCTAAAATACTCAGCTCCTCCAAACCATCTGTAGATCATAGAG GCCTATGGTTTGACTTGGAGATCTCGTACAACGGTTCCTTTCTTATGACTCTTGAAACCAAGATGAACCTGAGCAGACTGGGAAAGGAGGGGGAAGGCCTTGGAGAACAGGGAAAAGAAGG ACCACGCACTTACTTCCTGGCTGACAGTGATGAAGAGTCATCGAGTGCAGGATCTTCTGATGAGGAAGATGCTGTTGAAGTGCCTGAAATTCCAGGAGTGGAAGG TTTTGTTGGGGGACACAGATCCAGCAAAATCATGCGCTTTGTGGACAAGATTGCCAAGTCTAAGTATTTCCAGAAAGCCACGGAAACGGAGTTCATTAAGAAGAAGATAGAGGAGGTGTCCAATACGCCGCTGCTCCTGACGGTGGAGGTTCAGGAGTGTCGAGGAACACTAGCTGTCAACATCCCACCACCTCCAACAGACAGGATATG
- the tex2 gene encoding testis-expressed protein 2 isoform X1: protein MTSKGGDHADTLNPPSSSSSSSRSSAARKLQVQRSLSRDTITIHFSAKGNEEEEEEEELYRLAVSPSGLETEDQTVVTAQEASEELLSEGLEADMVAGLSSQTHSSALAIQHPSISLGCTSTSSLASFSWPSEQRSTAPVRSTHSASSSSSPAKASGLPSKPFLSLVKSLSTEVESREVAPQPKRNRHLMKSLVKSLSTDTARSDQEALTTHRPSDSRLNLHLFKPFTQTRVPAVSGDSKTAPSSPLTSPDSRSFFKVQEVEARIEDTKRRLSEAMCEPLQLFSKIIGEEPGGITSTTAGVSYRSRNLSSSTSELSNLSALNGHSERNNNYCIKEEEDMEGESPLEGPTVELPLHKSPSLGLNRCFMSTLARQEDEEFCELYTEDFEPCTDTELDGEEPCLSQIRRGSTRGCSEEPTEGGEEEEEEDEPPAVPHNALILLISLVYGYFVLPLPTYVCWVLMGVVAGFMLAILVVWLSARGRSSCGLHGSWSRREKWNRVPLDIKEPAIHKGWMNEIYSYDPETYHATFTHSVYMRLEGSVLRLSKPNRNIPRRATFNEFKPDVTYVSQKIYDLTNSKIYLVPHSLARKRVWNKKYPICIELAKQDDFLAKVQGDKPDVVEEKTSVAGDRPEAVGTSEEPKRPHTEPVLYLFGRTGRDKEEWFRRMLLASKLKSDAKKPSGLPTSCLSHSSSRGSLDEMFQSHPRQKDLDASVKQKVLEYNIYMAKYVSQSAGSPTTSPVQSAGSSPEITKKFPASGEQESESEAWVNALLGRIFWDFLGERYWADVVSKKIQKKLSKIRLPYFMNELTLTELDMGISIPKILSSSKPSVDHRGLWFDLEISYNGSFLMTLETKMNLSRLGKEGEGLGEQGKEGLRPRTYFLADSDEESSSAGSSDEEDAVEVPEIPGVEGFVGGHRSSKIMRFVDKIAKSKYFQKATETEFIKKKIEEVSNTPLLLTVEVQECRGTLAVNIPPPPTDRIWYGFRSPPHLELKARPKLGEREVTFAHVTDWIENKLNQEFQKIFVMPNMDDVWLPIMHSAMDTRSNANALKNEESLDPEESLEDM, encoded by the exons ATGACCAGTAAGGGTGGTGACCATGCAGACACACTTAACCCCccttcttcatcctcctcctcttctcggTCCTCAGCAGCCCGTAAGCTGCAGGTGCAGCGTTCACTCTCCCGAGATACCATCACCATACACTTTTCTGCCAAGGGaaatgaagaagaggaggaggaagaagaactCTACAGGCTAGCTGTTTCCCCCTCGGGCCTTGAAACTGAAGATCAGACTGTAGTCACTGCTCAGGAGGCCAGTGAGGAGCTTCTCTCTGAAGGACTGGAAGCGGACATGGTTGCAGGACTGTCATCTCAGACCCACAGTTCTGCCTTGGCTATACAGCACCCTTCCATTAGCCTGGGTTGCACATCCACTTCTAGTCTTGCTAGCTTCTCGTGGCCCTCTGAACAGAGGTCTACTGCCCCAGTACGTTCTACCCATTCAGCTTCCTCCAGCTCATCCCCAGCCAAGGCCTCTGGCCTTCCCTCAAAGCCCTTCCTAAGCCTAGTGAAGTCCCTTTCCACTGAGGTGGAATCTCGTGAGGTTGCTCCCCAGCCAAAAAGGAACCGGCATTTGATGAAGAGCCTGGTTAAGTCTTTGTCCACAGACACTGCTCGATCCGATCAGGAGGCTTTGACAACTCATCGGCCCTCAGATTCCCGGCTCAATCTGCACCTCTTCAAACCTTTCACCCAGACTCGTGTTCCTGCTGTCAGTGGAGACTCCAAAACTGCTCCCTCATCCCCCCTCACCTCACCCGATAGCCGTTCCTTCTTCAAGGTTCAGGAGGTGGAGGCACGTATTGAAGACACAAAACGGCGTCTGTCAGAAGCCATGTGTGAGCCCCTTCAACTGTTTAGCAAAATCATTGGTGAGGAACCTGGTGGCATTACCTCCACAACTGCAGGAGTCTCTTACCGATCCAGGAACCTTTCCTCCAGCACCTCTGAACTCTCCAACCTATCTGCCCTCAATGGCCACTCAGAAAGGAACAATAACTACTGCATCAAGGAAGAGGAAGACATGGAGGGAGAAAGTCCTCTTGAGGGGCCAACTGTTGAGCTGCCTTTGCACAAATCACCTTCTCTGGGCTTGAACAGGTGTTTTATGTCAACACTTGCTCGTCAAGAAGATGAAGAGTTTTGCGAGCTCTACACTGAAGACTTTGAGCCCTGCACTGACACAGAGTTGGATGGAGAAGAGCCTTGTTTATCCCAAATCCGACGAGGGAGTACAAGAGGATGCAGTGAGGAACCAACTGAAGgaggggaggaggaggaagaagaagatgaGCCTCCAGCAGTACCCCACAACGCACTGATTCTTCTTATATCTCTAGTTTACGGTTACTTTGTTTTGCCACTTCCTACATATGTGTGTTGGGTTTTGATGGGAGTGGTGGCAGGATTCATGCTAGCGATTCTGGTGGTGTGGTTGTCAGCAAGAGGCAGATCTTCATGTGGCCTTCATGGCAGCTGGAGCAGAAGAGAGAAATGGAACCGGGTTCCTCTGGATATCAAAGAACCCGCCATCCACAAG GGTTGGATGAATGAAATCTACAGCTATGACCCTGAGACGTATCATGCCACATTTACTCATTCTGTGTATATGCGTCTGGAGGGCTCTGTCCTGCGACTGTCCAAACCTAACCGCAATATCCCCCGCCGGGCAACCTTCAATGAGTTCAAACCTGACGTCACCTATGTTAGCCAGAAAATCTATGATCTCACCAACAGTAAG ATCTACCTGGTGCCTCATAGCCTGGCCAGGAAAAGGGTGTGGAATAAGAAGTATCCCATCTGCATTGAGCTGGCCAAGCAGGATGACTTCTTGGCCAAAGTGCAGGGAGATAAGCCTGACGTGGTGGAGGAGAAGACCTCTGTAGCAGGAGACAGGCCCGAGGCTGTAGGCACTAGTGAAGAACCTAAGAGACCGCACACTGAACCTGTACTGTACCTGTTCGGGAGGACAGGAAGAGACAAAGAGGAATGGTTCAGAAGGATGCTGCTTGCATCCAAGCTGAAATCTGATGCCAAGAAACCCTCTGGTCTCCCTACAA GCTGTCTGTCTCACAGCAGCAGTCGTGGCAGTCTGGATGAAATGTTCCAGTCTCATCCCAGACAAAAAGACCTTGATGCCAGTGTCAAACAGAAAGTTCTGGAATACAACATCTACATGGCCAAATATGTCAGCCAGTCTGCAGGCAGCCCCACCACAAGTCCTGTTCAGAGTGCTGGAAGCAGCCCAGAAATCACGAAAAAG TTTCCAGCCAGTGGTGAGCAGGAATCTGAATCTGAAGCCTGGGTCAATGCACTTTTAGGTCGCATTTTCTGGGACTTTCTTGGAGAGAGATACTGGGCAGATGTGGTGTCCAAAAAGATCCAGAAAAAGCTGAGTAAGATCAGG CTGCCATACTTCATGAATGAACTGACCCTCACTGAACTGGACATGGGAATATCTATTCCTAAAATACTCAGCTCCTCCAAACCATCTGTAGATCATAGAG GCCTATGGTTTGACTTGGAGATCTCGTACAACGGTTCCTTTCTTATGACTCTTGAAACCAAGATGAACCTGAGCAGACTGGGAAAGGAGGGGGAAGGCCTTGGAGAACAGGGAAAAGAAGG ACTCAGACCACGCACTTACTTCCTGGCTGACAGTGATGAAGAGTCATCGAGTGCAGGATCTTCTGATGAGGAAGATGCTGTTGAAGTGCCTGAAATTCCAGGAGTGGAAGG TTTTGTTGGGGGACACAGATCCAGCAAAATCATGCGCTTTGTGGACAAGATTGCCAAGTCTAAGTATTTCCAGAAAGCCACGGAAACGGAGTTCATTAAGAAGAAGATAGAGGAGGTGTCCAATACGCCGCTGCTCCTGACGGTGGAGGTTCAGGAGTGTCGAGGAACACTAGCTGTCAACATCCCACCACCTCCAACAGACAGGATATG